The DNA window CACAGTGAGCCAACCTGGACAAACATGCTGGGCCCCTTCCGGCCCCTCGAGAATCTCATCCTCCCCTGAGGGCGAACTGCTGTGCTCAGGGACGAGACAGAGCCGCCGGGGCCGGGGATCCCTGAGGAGGCCTCGCTGCGGGAGGGATGGGGCAGAGCAACTGCTTGTCTCTGTCACCTCTTCTCTCTGTCCTGTTCCCCATTAACCAAGAAGGACGAACCTCACACAGAGCTCACCCATGCCAGGAAGCTTTCTGGCATCTTCCATGTCCTCATGTATTTAATCTTCAAGCGCCCCACTGAGGCAGGTGCCAAGAATCTCCTGTTTTACATGTGGAGAAGCCAAGGCACAGAAAGGAAAGTGATTTGCCCAGATTCACCCACAGTCAAGGGCATGGGCACGCTTGCACCCCAGACAGCCTAGACCCATGCcgggctgtgagaagagggctggCAGCTCTGTGGGGCAGGCGGGCAGCAGACAGGCGGGCCTCTTCCCCAGCTGCCCCAGCACTCGGGTACCCCCAGAGGGGACGCTCAGAGTCAGGAGGCCGGCGAGCAGGGCCCAGAGGCACCTCCTGAGGCGCCCATTCATCTTGCCCCCGCTGTCTGTCAGGAACCCTGACTTGCCCTTCATGCAGTATCTGAGCCTGGGAGGGTCTCGCTCCAGAACGGGTGAGTGCGCTTCCCTGGGCCTCCTGTTGGACACTGGGAGGTGACGGTCATGGTTTCCTATCCCTTCCTCTAGCTCAGTTTGGCCCACTGGCCCAGCTGAGCCCCCAGGAGCGTCTGAGCCGGGAGACGGCCCTCCAGCAGAAGCAGGTGTCTCTGGAGGCGTGGCTGCAGCGCGAGGCACAGACGCTGCAGCAGTACCGCGTGGTGAGTGGGGTCCTGGCCTTCTCCTGGGCGTGGGTGCCATGAAGTCAGTCTCTGGGGACCTGAGGGAGGGCTGGGGCCCGGATGAGAGCAGAACCTGGGAGGGCAGGAGGCATATTTTTTTGGGAGCCATGCAAGGCAGAGCAGCTTGGGGAGAGGAAATGGCCTGGGCCCTGCTCTACCATTTCCCAGCGAGGCCCTGCAGTGTTCTCTGGGAGCCCAGAAGGGGctgctctcctcccttccctcaggAGCTGGCCGAGAAGCACCAGAAGACCCTGCAGCTGCTGCGGAAGCAGCAGACCATTATCCTAGATGATGAGCTGATCCAGTGGAAGCGGCGGCAGCAGCTGGCCGGGAACGGCGGGCCCCCCGAGGGCAGCCTGGACGTGCTACAGTCCTGGTAATGGTGTGGGGCGGccagagggcagggcaggaggggcTGGTGGGGACCCTGgctgcttctgcctcctgtgCTGGCTCCTGCAGCAGGCCCCCTCCATCCTGGGACAGCTCTTGTTTCTCCAGGGGGCCTGGTTCCTGAATCAGACTTTGGTCCCCCATCCCGTGCACCTGCCCCAGGAAGGGGGCTGCTGTCCTGGGGGTGGGAGAGAGCTCGGGGGTGTGGGGTGATGCTCGGGCTGTTTGGGCCTAGGCAGGGTCGCCCCTCCTGTGTACATTTCTAATTCTGGGAGGCAGGGAGCTCTGCTCTTCCCATGGGTGGGAGGTGTGGTGAAAGCACAGAGCCTTCCTGCAGGAGGGGGAGCTGTGTCTTGGGGCCTGGCGTCTGTCTGAAGAAGTCATTGTCCTCCTGTTGGCCTTGGGGCTCCCGTGCAGGTGTGAGAAGTTGGCCGAGATCATCTGGCAGAACCGGCAGCAGATCCGCAGGGCTGAGCACCTCTGCCAGCAGCTGCCCATCCCTGGCCCAGTGGAGGAGATGCTGGCTGAGGCCAACGCCACCATCACGGACATCATCTCAGCCCTGGTGACCAGGTGACTGCTGCCTGTTGGCCATGCCCAGGAGCTTGGGGCAGCTCCAGACTGCGTGTGGGGGGCCGCAGGTGCCTTCCAGACCAGCAGATCCGCTTTGTGCCTctcatccctccccactccatctCCAGTTGCTGTGACTGCTGGGTGCCGCCCTTGCCCGGTTTCTCCTGTGGACACTGCAAGAGATGCCCTTGGGCCGCAGCCCATGCCAGCTGCTGTGTTATCTCACTCCCCTCTCCATCCTTTCCCTGGACTCTCATGGCTTCCCCAGGAACAGAGGCTGTGGCCGTGCTTTTCACCTCCTGAGCCCCGCGGGaggcagccccacccccaccacaggAGGACTGAGAGCCCTTTCCCCTGTGCCAACCCCTCATCGTACGTCTGTCCCTGTGTCCCCTGCAGCACATTCATCATTGAGAAGCAGCCTCCTCAGGTCCTGAAGACCCAGACCAAGTTTGCAGCCACCGTGCGCCTGCTGGTGGGCGGGAAGCTGAACGTGCACATGAACCCGCCCCAGGTGAAGGCCACCATCATCAGTGAGCAGCAGGCCAAGTCTCTGCTCAAGAACGAGAACACGCGCAAGTAATTGTGCAGCTTCTTCTCATTCCCTGCTACTTGTCTCGTGTCCTGgcaacaggaagaaaaagaattctgCCTCCTGTGTCAGATCCTTGTTTGCCCTTCTGGCCTCTTCTGGGCATCAGCAAAGGAATATAAGGAAGTTCTTgggtctggcacagtggctcacgcctgtaatcccagcactttaggaggctgaggcagacagatcacctgaggtcaggagttcaagaccagcctgaccaacatggtgaaaccccatctctactaaaaatacaaaaaattagtcgggcatggtggtgggcgcctgtaatcccagctacttgagagactgaggcaggagaatcccttgaatctgggaggcagagattgcagtgagccgagatcacaccattgtactccagcctgggaaacaagagcaaaactccgtctcaaaaaaaaaaaaaaaaaagaaagaaaagaaaagttctcCTAGGAACTGTTTTCTGTGAAGATAGTTTGATCTTGTTTCATTTTGTAGAGATACGTCCGAGAACCTTACATGTATATGTTATGTAGCTAACATTTCCTCTAAATGACGTACATTTTTAGCAAACTTCTCTATTTCCTGCTACCccaaattatattatttactcCACATGTCCTGAGACCCTGGCATGGGTTTGGAGCTGGTCTCTCTCTGATTTGCAGTGattacagtggcgagatcttgaaCAACTGCTGTGTCATGGAGTACCACCAAGCCACAGGCACTCTTAGTGCCCACTTCAGGAATATGGTGAGggtggaagaagaggaagaatgaaTTTTTCCCTGTTCTTTGAGGAGAACAACTTTCATCTGAtgtttcatctttgtatttctcctttgCAGTCCCTGAAACGAATTAAGAGATCAGACCGTCGTGGGGCAGAGTCAGTGACAGAAGAAAAATTTACAATCCTGTTTGAATCCCAGTTCAGTGTTGGTGGAAATGAGCTGGTTTTTCAAGTCAAGGTAAAGCCTTCCCTAAGctctgggtgtgcatgtgtgtgtatgtggtgtactttatgttacaaaataattttttttatcacaTAGCATCTTCTTTTTGACTATTGGTCAACTGAAAACAGACCGACCTCACCCTGAGAACTGTATCACTTAGATTCTCTTAAGATATGAACAAAgcctgagcacagtggctcatgcctgtaatcccagcactttggaaggctgaggcaggcaggtcacttgaggtcaggagttcaagaccagcctggctaacacagtgaaaccccatctctactaaaaagtacaaaaattagccaggcttggtggcacatgcctgtaatcccagctactcaggagaatcacttgaacctgggaggctgaggttgcaatgaaccgagattgtgccactgcactccagcctgggcaaaagagtaagaccctgtctttaaaaaaaaaaaaaaaaaaagacaggaacaaacaaggcccagtgcagtggctcacatctgtaatcctaacactttgggaggccaaggcaggagttttgcttgagttcaggaattccagaccagcctgggcaacatagtgagaccccatctcgacaaaaataaataaataaataaataaataaataaataaataaataaaataaaaaataggccaggcatggtggctcaaacctgtaatcccagcactttgggaggctgaagcgggtggatcacgaggtcaggggtttgagaccagcctggccaacatggtgaaaccccgtctctacaaaaaatacaaaaatagctgggtgtggtggtgtgtgcctgtaatcctaactactgtggaggctgaggcaggagaatcacttgaacctgggaagcggaggttgcagtgagcctagactgcgccattgcactccaacctgggtgacagagcaagactccgtctcaaaaaaataaaaataaaaaataaaacatgaacaaaCAATAATGAACTGAACTAGCTGGAGAGATAGACTACAAAATGGATTATGAGAAGCATTACTCGGGATGAATTTGAGTAAAGATTGTGGtaagttttaaatttgttatttgtattttttcccagAAATGTCTCCAAtagtctcttttctctctcctgttctcCATATAACTTTGAGAAACTTTATCCTTCAGAAATATCTAAGCAACATtgcttgtaaaatatttaaaatttctaagattGTGCCAGTGTGAAAAGTCATATTATTCCTGGGGCCATTTAGATTCTGTGTGTGAGAGGAACATTAACTGAAACTTGGAAAATAAAAGCGTTgtgataataagaaaaaaaaaagcagggaaggAGAAGAACTTGAGGCTCGTGGGCGCTCAGCCTTCTCTTGTGTCTTTTTAGACCCTGTCCCTGCCAGTGGTGGTGATCGTTCATGGCAGCCAAGACAACAATGCGACGGCCACCGTTCTCTGGGACAATGCTTTTGCAGAGCCTGTGAGTGGATTCCTCGGGCATGTGGGTCCCAAAATCAATGCCAGTGTCATGAATCTCATTCACGTATTATCCCTTTAAAAAGCATAggaaaaggccgggcacagtgactcacacctgtaatcccagcactttgggaggccgaggtgggtggatcacctgagatcaggagttcgagaccagcctggccgatatggcaaaaccctatttctattaaaaaataccaaaaaattagctgggcgtcatggcacacacctgtaatcccagccacttgagaggctgaggcacaagaatcacttgaacccgagcagcagagatttcagtgaaccaagatcacaccactgcactccagcctgggtgacagagcaagactccatctcaattaaacaaccaaaaaaaaaaaaaaaaaaaaaaggataggaaAAAAGACGCTGTTTTCTTTAGTGGGAGGCAGAATAGAAAGAATGTGGAAAGTGGAAAGAACATGGGCTTGACGTCGGGCCAGGGTTTGAACTGAGACTCCACCATTTCCTCACTCCATGAACACATGGGCAgttcactttacctctctgagcctgagcTTCCAGCAGGTGTCTGCAGCACAGGGATACTCTTGCTCCACAGCATTGTTAggaagattaaattagataacaTAGAAAATGCTTGCCACACAGTCAGTACCCAGTCAATATTATTTTGAATCCTTGGGTGAAACTATGAATGGGATTTGggactcccaggttcactccagaGGTTAGATCTCTCGAGAGGCTTACTTTAGCATAGAAGTTGCTTCATATCCTCTTCCTTTCAATAAATGAAGATGCTATTAAATGTCTTTTCCAAATTTTAGTTTCTGTGATTCATTCCAGGTCTCATGACGAATGAGATGCTTTGTATCAAGGAAGATATAATTTGGTGGATTTATGCCCCCAAATGTTATCTGAATCCCGCTAGCCTGCTGCTCGATGAGCGTTTTAAAGATctcataggctgggtgcagtggctcacgcctgtaatcctagcactccaggaggccaaggcaggcagatcccttgagctccacactagcctagacaacatggcaaaatctggtctctacaaaaaataccaaaaaattacccgggcatggtacaccagcctgtagtcccagctacttggggggctgaggccaggaggatcgcttgagcccaggaggtctaggctgcagtgagccaagattgcgcctctgtactctagcctgggtgacaaagcaacaccctgtctcaaagaaaaaaaaatttttgttacaTGTTTCCAGTAGAGATTAGCCCATAAAAGCATGATAAAAGGGTTATCATTTGGGACATAAGAGTATGTCCTTCTCTAAGTATATCCAACAAACCttgatatgttttgttttgtgaccGTTAGAATATAGGATTTGACTGTTAGTTCAGCAGCTCGTTTACAAAACAGCATGGATAGCATGGGGTACCTTCCAGTTGTGTGTAAAGAAGGTGAAATGGAACCTTCTGGCTCATGTGGAGAGGCTTAACGTTTCCAACAGTCCTCTTTAGAGAAAAAGTATTTTACTGCAAaggtgagatttttaaaagatattctaCCATGCTTCACTTACAGACTCTGAATTAGAAGCTCCTGTTTGAAACTGTCTGCCTCTTGTCCTGATAAGCCTACTGGATGAGATTGTTACATCTCTCATTTCCTTCCCTGCCTGTCCACAGATCTCACTCTCTGTACCTTTGGCCTCTCCTGCACCATGTAATTACTGAAGTatcctgtctaaataaataaacatttttaacattctcAGCTATGTTAATGACTGCTTACAtcttatgctattttttttttttaattttttgagacggagtcttgctctgtcacccaggctggagtacagtggcattatctcagctcactgcagcttctgccttctgggttcaaacgactctcctgcctcggcctcctgagaagctgggattacaggtgcatgccaccacgcccagttagttttatgttttcagtagagcccaggtctcaccatgttggccaggctggtcttgaattcttgacctcaagtgatccacccacctcagtctctcaaagtgccgggattacaggcgtgagccactgcacccagctgacctTGTGTTATGTTAAAATAAAGACttgcagctgggcacggtggctcacacctgtaatcccagcactttgggaggccaaggcgggtggatcatttgaggtcaggaattcgagactagcttggccaacatggtgagactctcatctctactaaaaatacaaaaattatctgggcatggtgatgcgtgcctgtaatctcacctactcgggaggctgaggcaggagaatcgcttgaacccgggaggcagaggttgtagtgacccgagatggtgccactgcactccagcctgggcaacacagtgagactccatctcaaaaaactaaaaaataaaaaataaagacttgtggccaggcacagtgatttatgcctgcaatcccagcagtttgggaggccaaggcaagtggatctcttgaacccaggaattcgaggccagccttgtcaacatggcaaaaccctgtctctacaaaaaacacaaaaattagccaggcatggtggtacacgcctgtagtcccagctgttggggaggctgaagtaggaaaattgcttgagccgaggaggcagaggttgcaatgagccaagattgggccactgcactccagcctggatgacagagcgagatcttacctaaaaaataaaataaaatacttgtggAAATTGATTCCTCAGATGTATTTGCCTATGTGTCCTATGGGTCAAATAACATAAGAACATTGCATCATTGTTTGTTAATAGCTAAAGATGAGGCTATAACACTGATGCCCATCTATGGGGGTCTGGTGAAATTTCTTTATGTGCTGATATGAGGTCTCCCAGATAGAGGATTAAGTGAAAAGAGGAAAATGCAGAACATGTGGATTTTGTGCTaccatttatgaagaaaaggaaaaagtgtaTGTCATTGCTGGCATGCATAGAATATCTTTGGTGGGATACACAAGAAACTGTGTTAGCTGCCTTTAAAGAAAAGAACTGGGTTGCTGGGGGACAGGGATAGGGAGTGACTTCACTGTATAGCCATCTatgctttttgaattttaaataatgtgaaaATGACCTATTGAAAAAAAggtttataacaaaataaaatggaatactatggtCGAACGGGTTGAAAAGCAGTTTATTAAAAGTTAATGTTCTAACCTATTTCTCAATAAATCCATCCAACTCAAAATTTCCACTCTTCCATACCAAGTTGTTTTACTCTGAGCTAGAGTTCTTGGCAGAAGGAGTTGAGGGCAAGGATTCCGCTTGTGTACACACATGCcaacatgtgtacacacatacgcacatactCTCTCTGTTTGTACCTAGAGAACCAGTCTTTCAGATTTCTAAATTCCCAAGGTGTTTACAATCTAAAAGCCAGACCTTGGTTATGTTTTGGTTTGTGGCTGTTAGAACAAAGGATTTGACTGTTAGTTCAGCAGCTCATTTACAAAACAACATGGATAGCACGGGTTACCTTCTAGTTGTGTGTAAAGAAGGTGAAAGGGAACCTTCTGAATTTCACAGAACTATGTACCCCGGCAGAGTCCGAATTTATCCTCAGGCCCTGCAAGACAAAAGTTTGTAGCCACTCCCAGCcatcagtgtttttcttttgtggcttGAGGGAATAAATCATGCAACTGTTTTCTCATCAGATCCTGGCCTCTCTCCCTCTCAGGGCAGGGTGCCATTTGCCGTGCCTGACAAAGTGCTGTGGCCACAGCTGTGTGAGGCGCTCAACATGAAATTCAAGGCCGAAGTGCAGAGCAACCGGGGCCTGACCAAGGAGAACCTTGTGTTCCTGGCGCAGAAACTGttcaacaacagcagcagccacCTGGAGGACTACAGCGGCCTGTCCGTGTCCTGGTCCCAGTTCAACAGGGTGAGGGACCCGGCCACCAGCAGCTGTTAGATCTGTCCCTCCCAACATTCTCAGGAGTCTCCCTGCCCTGGGCCCTTATTCTTCATGTCTGTAATAAAATGTACCAAAAGTAATAGAAGCTTCTGACTAGATGGACAACTTGAGAGTTACCCAGGTCACGTGTAGAAAACGTCTACAGTTAatgcattttcttcctttgtaaaagAAATAGAGCAAAGCAGACGTTAACATAGCTCATGAGAAGCAAAGCTTTTGAGGGGATGCGAACTCCAGCCCTctctccccttcactctcttgTGTTCCCTGTGTATAATGCCAGATCAGGCTCCTATGGGACCCTCAACCCACGCAAAGGgatgctgatgaaagaaacttCTCCTCTAGCATCTGCTAATTCAGATgtcactttgattttatttttttttatttatttatttttgagacagagtttcactcttgttgcccaggctggactgcaatggcacaatctcggctcaccacagcctccacctcctgggttcaagtgattctcctgcctcagcctcccaagtagctgggattacaggcatgcgccaccacacacgactaattttgtatttttagtagagacggggtttctccatgttggtcacgctggtctcgaactcccgacttcaggtgatctgcctgcctcagcctcccaaagtgctgggattacaggcatgagccactgcacccaccctatttatttttgtttatttatttatttttgagatggtgtctcgctctgtcacaaggagtgcagtggtgcggtctcggctcactgcaacttccgtctcccagattcaagcaattctgcctcagcctcctgagtagctgggattacaagcacccgccaccatgtccagctaatttttgtgtttttagtagagacagggtttcactatgttggccaggctggtctcaaactcctgacctcaagtgatctgcctacctcggcctcccaaagtgctgggattacatgcgtgagccaccacgcccagcgtcactttgattttaatttaacttttatttcttttcctgccccccaccacccccaaggTATTTTAAATGTCCTTAATTTGGAGCCTAACAATGTGCATTTCTCAGAAGCTCCCAGGTgacactgatgctgctggtcaCAGACCACACATCAAAACTAGCAAGGGATGGGTCAGCCCAGCCCCAGGTGAAAGTGTCTGTAGCAGGACCCCACTGGGTGCTGGTAACTGCAGTGTGgtattttccccttcttttttttcttttttttttgaggcggagtctcgctctgtcgcccaggctggagtgcagtggcgcgatctcggctcactgcaagctctgcctcctgggttcacgccattctcctgcctcagcctcctgagtagctgggactacaggcgccaccaccacgcccagataattttttgtatttttagtagagacggggtttcaccatgttagccaggatgggctcgatctcctgacctcgtgatccacccgcctcggcctcgcaaagtgctgggattccaggcgtgagccaccgcgcccggcctattttcccCTTCTTACCTCTTTTCTTCTCCATGGGGCCATTAGGTAAAACTCAGGTAGGTGGGGATGTTTGTACACCTCTGACAAGGGTAGATGTTTGTTtctcatttaacttttctttttttttttttttttttgagacggagtctcgctctgtcgcccaggctggagtgcagtggcgcagtctcggctcactgcaagctccgcctcccgggttcacgccattctcctacctcagcctcccgagtagctgggactacaggcgcccgccactgcgcccggctaatttttttctattttttagtagagacggggtttcaccatggtctcgatctcctgaccttgtgatccgcccgcctcggcctcccaaagtgctgggattacaggcgtgagccaccgcgcccggccttcatttaacttttccaattaaatatgtgtataatatTCCAAGTGTTACTCTTATTTTCTTGTGTTTACTGTTGTATCTCCAACCAGGAGAATTTACCAGGACGGAATTACACTTTCTGGCAGTGGTTTGACGGTGTGATGGAAGTGTTAAAAAAACATCTCAAACCTCATTGGAATGATGGGTGAGAATCATTATTTCTTAAGGCACCAACAGAGTCTGAAAGTCTTCTTTCTGGCATCATAAGTCACACTCTGCTTCTGTCCTTCGTCCTTGGTGATCCAGGGCCATTTTGGGGTTTGTAAACAAGCAACAGGCCCATGACCTACTCATTAACAAGCCAGATGGGACCTTCCTGCTGAGATTCAGTGACTCAGAAATTGGCGGCATCACCATTGCTTGGAAGTTTGATTCTCGTGAGTGCCCCTCCCTTATGTCCAAAGTTTGCTGCTTttgttacaaaattattttaacaaataatttagT is part of the Chlorocebus sabaeus isolate Y175 chromosome 16, mChlSab1.0.hap1, whole genome shotgun sequence genome and encodes:
- the LOC103243413 gene encoding signal transducer and activator of transcription 5B isoform X2 encodes the protein MELVRCIRHILYNEQRLVREANNGSSPAGSLADAMSQKHLQINQTFEELRLVTQDTENELKKLQQTQEYFIIQYQESLRIQAQFGPLAQLSPQERLSRETALQQKQVSLEAWLQREAQTLQQYRVELAEKHQKTLQLLRKQQTIILDDELIQWKRRQQLAGNGGPPEGSLDVLQSWCEKLAEIIWQNRQQIRRAEHLCQQLPIPGPVEEMLAEANATITDIISALVTSTFIIEKQPPQVLKTQTKFAATVRLLVGGKLNVHMNPPQVKATIISEQQAKSLLKNENTRNDYSGEILNNCCVMEYHQATGTLSAHFRNMSLKRIKRSDRRGAESVTEEKFTILFESQFSVGGNELVFQVKTLSLPVVVIVHGSQDNNATATVLWDNAFAEPGRVPFAVPDKVLWPQLCEALNMKFKAEVQSNRGLTKENLVFLAQKLFNNSSSHLEDYSGLSVSWSQFNRENLPGRNYTFWQWFDGVMEVLKKHLKPHWNDGAILGFVNKQQAHDLLINKPDGTFLLRFSDSEIGGITIAWKFDSQERMFWNLMPFTTRDFSIRSLADRLGDLNYLIYVFPDRPKDEVYSKYYTPVPCESATAKAVDGYVKPQIKQVVPEFVNASADAGSGSATYMDQAPSPAVCPQAHYNMYPQNPDSVLDTDGDFDLEDTMDVARRVEELLGRPMDSQWIPHAQS
- the LOC103243413 gene encoding signal transducer and activator of transcription 5B isoform X1, with amino-acid sequence MAVWIQAQQLQGEALHQMQALYGQHFPIEVRHYLSQWIESQAWDSIDLDNPQENIKATQLLEGLVQELQKKAEHQVGEDGFLLKIKLGHYATQLQNTYDRCPMELVRCIRHILYNEQRLVREANNGSSPAGSLADAMSQKHLQINQTFEELRLVTQDTENELKKLQQTQEYFIIQYQESLRIQAQFGPLAQLSPQERLSRETALQQKQVSLEAWLQREAQTLQQYRVELAEKHQKTLQLLRKQQTIILDDELIQWKRRQQLAGNGGPPEGSLDVLQSWCEKLAEIIWQNRQQIRRAEHLCQQLPIPGPVEEMLAEANATITDIISALVTSTFIIEKQPPQVLKTQTKFAATVRLLVGGKLNVHMNPPQVKATIISEQQAKSLLKNENTRNDYSGEILNNCCVMEYHQATGTLSAHFRNMSLKRIKRSDRRGAESVTEEKFTILFESQFSVGGNELVFQVKTLSLPVVVIVHGSQDNNATATVLWDNAFAEPGRVPFAVPDKVLWPQLCEALNMKFKAEVQSNRGLTKENLVFLAQKLFNNSSSHLEDYSGLSVSWSQFNRENLPGRNYTFWQWFDGVMEVLKKHLKPHWNDGAILGFVNKQQAHDLLINKPDGTFLLRFSDSEIGGITIAWKFDSQERMFWNLMPFTTRDFSIRSLADRLGDLNYLIYVFPDRPKDEVYSKYYTPVPCESATAKAVDGYVKPQIKQVVPEFVNASADAGSGSATYMDQAPSPAVCPQAHYNMYPQNPDSVLDTDGDFDLEDTMDVARRVEELLGRPMDSQWIPHAQS